From a region of the Microcoleus sp. bin38.metabat.b11b12b14.051 genome:
- a CDS encoding DUF5331 domain-containing protein, whose amino-acid sequence MAFFDTFSVALKQKWLDYYQANRTWLLLHMTADNTVATPDGGKRPVSYLILGIAAALEPELQQLMLPFSKLKPDADSLIEVLGLNFDPDIALGMPSNAVPQMAGQSPTATAAPAATPTATAPTATAAPAATPTATAPTATAAPAATPTATAPTATAAPADAKSNKLGGAALTAAGVVAGVAGVAGLAAANALRPDEEEAVSEFDLDDDEEEAVSDFDLGDDEEEAVSEFDLGDDEEEAVSDFDLDDDEEEAVSDFDLGDDEEEAASDFDLGDDEEEAASDFDLGDDEEEAASALGGLALDDDEEDAISDFDMGDDDEEDAVSDFGIGDDDEEASALDGLDLGDDDDEEVSALDGLDLGDDDEDEASEFGTLTSGDLESGISDPFGEEDADFVAEEIPDPFGDKTSDDLDMDLGDLDEDGLDDFSVSDDDDLDDLGLDDLGEATTGDPDEDDLDALGLGDLDSDDEDEEISGFLSDFK is encoded by the coding sequence ATGGCTTTTTTTGATACTTTTTCAGTTGCTCTCAAACAGAAGTGGTTGGACTACTACCAGGCAAATCGGACTTGGCTGCTCCTGCACATGACGGCTGACAACACGGTCGCCACACCCGACGGCGGGAAAAGGCCTGTTTCTTACCTCATCCTGGGAATTGCGGCTGCCCTGGAGCCGGAACTCCAGCAGTTAATGCTGCCCTTCTCAAAACTCAAGCCGGATGCAGACAGCCTGATCGAAGTCTTGGGTCTAAATTTTGACCCGGATATAGCACTGGGTATGCCTTCCAATGCCGTGCCGCAGATGGCAGGTCAATCTCCAACTGCAACTGCTGCACCCGCAGCCACTCCAACTGCAACTGCTCCAACTGCAACTGCTGCACCCGCAGCCACTCCAACTGCAACTGCTCCAACTGCAACTGCTGCACCCGCAGCCACTCCAACTGCAACTGCTCCAACTGCAACTGCTGCACCCGCTGATGCCAAATCTAATAAATTAGGTGGTGCGGCCTTAACAGCAGCCGGAGTAGTCGCCGGAGTCGCCGGAGTCGCCGGTCTGGCTGCTGCTAATGCACTGAGACCAGACGAGGAAGAAGCAGTCTCCGAGTTCGACTTGGACGATGACGAGGAAGAAGCAGTCTCCGACTTCGACCTCGGCGATGACGAGGAAGAAGCAGTCTCCGAGTTCGACCTCGGCGATGACGAGGAAGAAGCAGTCTCCGACTTCGACTTGGACGATGACGAGGAAGAAGCAGTCTCCGACTTCGACCTCGGCGATGACGAGGAAGAAGCAGCCTCCGACTTCGACCTCGGCGATGACGAGGAAGAAGCAGCCTCCGACTTCGACCTCGGCGATGACGAGGAAGAAGCAGCCTCGGCTTTGGGCGGTCTCGCCCTCGACGACGATGAGGAAGACGCCATATCTGATTTCGATATGGGGGACGATGATGAGGAAGATGCCGTATCTGACTTCGGTATCGGCGATGACGACGAAGAAGCCTCGGCTTTGGACGGTCTCGACCTCGGCGATGATGACGACGAAGAAGTTTCGGCTTTGGACGGTCTCGACCTCGGCGATGATGACGAAGATGAAGCCTCAGAATTTGGGACTTTGACTTCTGGAGATCTCGAATCGGGGATATCCGACCCGTTTGGGGAAGAAGATGCAGATTTTGTCGCTGAAGAAATACCCGATCCCTTTGGGGACAAGACCTCAGATGACCTAGACATGGATCTGGGCGACTTGGACGAAGACGGTCTTGACGATTTCTCTGTATCCGATGACGATGACCTCGACGATCTCGGACTTGACGATCTTGGGGAAGCAACTACCGGAGATCCTGATGAAGATGATTTAGATGCTCTAGGTCTGGGCGATTTGGACTCTGACGATGAGGATGAAGAAATTTCGGGCTTTTTGTCGGATTTTAAGTGA